In the Clostridium beijerinckii genome, one interval contains:
- a CDS encoding RNA polymerase sigma factor produces MDELDNNKGYIHYLIETYSDMLIRISYSYMKNLSDAEDITQEVFIKLLEKRPDFKNGTHEKSWLIRVAINLSKDKLKSSYFKNTTSLEDDFVDTTQEDTDVIQAVLSLPVKYRSIVFLYYYENYSISEISNILNIKESTVGSQLSRGRKLLKSILKEDFEYE; encoded by the coding sequence ATGGATGAGTTGGACAATAACAAAGGTTACATTCATTACTTAATAGAAACGTATTCCGATATGCTGATTCGAATTTCGTATTCATATATGAAAAATTTAAGTGATGCCGAAGACATAACCCAAGAGGTTTTTATAAAACTACTTGAAAAACGACCAGATTTTAAGAACGGAACACATGAGAAATCCTGGTTAATTAGAGTTGCTATAAACTTAAGTAAAGATAAATTAAAGTCTTCTTATTTTAAAAATACTACATCATTAGAAGATGATTTTGTTGATACAACTCAGGAGGATACTGATGTAATCCAAGCAGTACTTAGCCTGCCAGTAAAATATAGAAGTATCGTTTTTTTATATTATTATGAGAATTATAGTATTTCTGAAATTTCTAATATTTTAAACATAAAGGAATCTACTGTAGGTTCACAACTTAGCAGAGGACGAAAATTGCTAAAATCTATACTAAAGGAGGATTTTGAATATGAATAA
- a CDS encoding ribonuclease Z has translation MIDILLLGCGGGMPMPNRFLSATLINYRGRKILVDCGEGTQVSMRISNTGFKSIDVICITHIHGDHIVGLPGLLGTIGNSGRTEPITIIGPEGIRETVEKLRVIANWLPYEINIIENPKDTFKLFDGNINLDVDISVLELDHSSPCIGYCFYFKRQPKFDVEKAEKNKVPKILWNRLQRNEENIVLDGALYTNDMVTGEERKGIKVSIITDTRPIKNIIEFINDSDYFICEGTYGDDKDLPKAIKNKHMTFREAADLALKGNVKKLLLTHFGTAMNEPEEYLNNANEVFDKTIIGFDRYKTTLNFNED, from the coding sequence ATGATTGATATACTTTTATTAGGTTGCGGAGGTGGAATGCCTATGCCCAATAGATTTCTATCAGCTACACTAATAAACTATAGAGGAAGGAAAATTCTGGTTGACTGTGGTGAAGGAACTCAAGTATCAATGAGAATATCAAATACAGGATTTAAGTCTATAGATGTTATTTGCATTACTCATATCCACGGCGATCATATTGTAGGACTTCCAGGACTTCTTGGAACGATAGGTAATAGTGGAAGAACTGAACCCATAACAATTATAGGACCAGAAGGAATAAGAGAAACAGTAGAAAAATTAAGAGTAATAGCAAATTGGTTGCCTTATGAAATTAATATAATAGAAAATCCTAAAGATACCTTTAAATTATTTGATGGTAATATAAATTTAGATGTAGATATATCAGTTCTAGAGTTAGATCATTCTTCACCATGTATAGGTTATTGTTTTTATTTTAAACGGCAGCCAAAATTTGATGTAGAGAAAGCTGAAAAAAATAAAGTTCCTAAAATTCTGTGGAATAGGTTGCAAAGAAATGAAGAAAATATTGTGCTAGATGGTGCTTTATATACTAATGATATGGTAACGGGAGAAGAGAGGAAAGGAATAAAAGTCAGTATAATTACAGATACAAGACCAATTAAAAATATAATAGAATTTATTAATGATAGTGATTATTTCATTTGTGAGGGTACTTATGGAGATGATAAAGATTTACCTAAAGCTATTAAAAATAAACATATGACTTTTAGAGAAGCAGCTGATTTAGCACTAAAAGGCAATGTTAAAAAACTTTTATTAACTCATTTTGGAACGGCCATGAACGAGCCGGAAGAATACTTAAATAATGCAAATGAAGTTTTCGATAAAACTATAATTGGCTTTGATAGGTATAAAACAACTTTAAATTTTAATGAAGATTAA
- the yaaA gene encoding peroxide stress protein YaaA, translating to MMIIISPAKTLDFSKFNETLPMTKPYFLNEARELVEELKKYDNFSLEKLMKISPKLAKLNTQRFQNWSESLESARQCLVAFKGEVFKGIDVGSYTMEDYFYANDNLRILSGLYGVLKPFDGINLYRLEMATRLGIGGFKNLYDYWGNKLIGNIMKDIERRENNAIVNLASYEYFKAIEDIKTIGDIRVITPIFKEYRDGEYKIITIMAKRARGLMTSFIIRNKIEDLEELKEFNHDGYEFNEELSNEADLVFTRDIHNSH from the coding sequence ATGATGATAATAATTTCCCCAGCTAAAACTTTAGATTTTTCTAAGTTTAATGAGACATTACCAATGACTAAGCCATATTTCTTAAATGAGGCTAGAGAATTAGTTGAGGAGTTGAAAAAATATGATAATTTCTCTTTGGAAAAGCTTATGAAAATAAGTCCTAAGCTAGCTAAATTAAATACCCAAAGATTTCAAAATTGGTCAGAGTCTTTAGAATCTGCGAGACAGTGTCTAGTTGCATTTAAAGGTGAGGTTTTTAAGGGAATTGATGTAGGGAGTTATACGATGGAAGATTATTTTTATGCCAATGATAATCTAAGAATCTTATCAGGACTTTATGGAGTTTTAAAGCCTTTTGATGGAATAAATCTTTATAGGTTAGAAATGGCAACAAGGCTAGGTATTGGTGGGTTTAAAAATTTATATGATTATTGGGGGAATAAATTAATAGGTAATATTATGAAAGATATAGAAAGACGTGAAAATAATGCCATTGTTAATTTAGCTTCTTATGAATATTTTAAAGCAATAGAAGATATTAAAACAATAGGAGACATAAGGGTTATAACACCAATATTTAAGGAATATAGAGATGGAGAATATAAAATAATAACTATAATGGCGAAAAGAGCAAGAGGGCTGATGACCTCTTTTATTATAAGAAATAAGATAGAAGATTTAGAAGAATTAAAAGAATTCAATCACGATGGTTATGAATTTAATGAAGAGTTATCTAATGAAGCGGACTTGGTATTTACTAGAGATATACATAATAGTCACTAG
- a CDS encoding GTP-binding protein: protein MKKTIGILAHVDAGKTTFSEQVLYHTKSITNRGRVDHKDSFLDSHNIEKERGITVFSDQGTFELNGSTYYLIDTPGHIDFSTEMERSIEIMDYAIIIISGVEGVQGHTKTVWNLLRKYKIPTIFFINKLDRTGADKDRVIREIKRDLSSDACYIDNNFIYDSKKEIDDINKFDEFNLNEYLIEFISEHNDGLLEKYIEGNYDYDLWIKTFISLIKENKVFPCFGGSALQDDGIIEFLNIIDKLTYTEYKSNEKFSGRVYKIRHDENGNRVTFIKALKGKLKIREEVSYGGEFVKELDHVQENSNEITEKISSIRIYNGKKFKAVDVVEAGDLFAVTGISKAVAGDGIGDLKEKTQYEMTPALMSKVIFDKNCNAREILRYFKVLESEDPSLNVTWNEILQEIHVHVMGKIQLEVLKELVKERFGLVVDFGKCQIIYKETIAEESIGRGHFEPLRHYAEVHLKLESLPRNSGIVFENKCHDDDLTQGNQNLIRTHIFEREHHGILTGSSITDIKLTLLTGRAHNKHTCGGDFREATFRALRQGLEKAYNILLEPYYKFVIGASNEHVGRILADIQKLSGTFEPIEMLENKVIINGRGPVSTFMDYSMEVIAFTRGKGSINLIYDGYDLCHNSEEVIETKAYNKNADIEYTSTSVFCSHGQGYLVTWDRADEEMHIEFDA, encoded by the coding sequence ATGAAAAAGACAATAGGGATTTTAGCACATGTTGATGCAGGGAAGACTACATTTTCAGAACAAGTACTTTATCATACTAAAAGTATAACAAATAGAGGACGAGTAGATCATAAAGACTCATTTTTAGATAGTCATAATATAGAAAAAGAAAGAGGAATAACTGTATTTTCTGATCAAGGGACTTTTGAACTGAATGGTTCTACGTATTACTTAATTGACACTCCAGGACATATTGATTTTAGCACAGAGATGGAAAGGTCTATAGAAATTATGGATTATGCGATAATCATTATAAGCGGAGTTGAAGGAGTACAGGGTCATACAAAGACAGTGTGGAATTTATTAAGAAAATATAAGATTCCGACTATATTTTTCATTAATAAATTAGACAGAACTGGAGCAGATAAAGATAGAGTTATAAGAGAAATAAAAAGAGATTTATCGAGTGATGCGTGTTATATAGATAATAATTTTATTTATGACAGCAAAAAAGAAATAGATGATATAAACAAATTTGATGAGTTCAATTTAAATGAGTATTTAATAGAATTTATAAGTGAGCATAATGATGGACTTTTAGAAAAATATATTGAAGGAAACTATGATTATGATCTTTGGATAAAAACGTTTATATCACTCATAAAAGAAAATAAAGTATTTCCATGTTTTGGGGGATCTGCACTTCAAGATGATGGAATAATAGAATTCCTAAATATTATTGATAAATTAACATATACAGAGTATAAAAGTAATGAAAAATTTTCTGGGCGTGTGTATAAAATTCGTCATGATGAAAATGGAAATCGTGTAACTTTTATTAAAGCTTTAAAAGGAAAGTTAAAGATTAGAGAGGAAGTAAGCTATGGTGGTGAATTCGTAAAAGAATTAGATCATGTACAAGAAAATTCTAACGAAATTACTGAGAAGATAAGCAGTATAAGAATATATAATGGGAAAAAATTTAAAGCAGTGGATGTTGTAGAAGCTGGAGATTTATTTGCTGTGACAGGTATTTCAAAGGCAGTAGCAGGAGATGGTATTGGGGACCTAAAAGAAAAAACACAATACGAAATGACTCCAGCTTTAATGTCTAAAGTGATTTTTGATAAAAATTGCAATGCTCGTGAAATTTTAAGGTATTTCAAGGTGCTAGAGTCAGAAGACCCATCACTAAATGTTACATGGAATGAAATTCTTCAAGAAATCCATGTGCATGTAATGGGGAAAATTCAGCTAGAGGTATTGAAGGAGCTAGTTAAAGAAAGGTTTGGTTTAGTAGTTGATTTTGGTAAGTGTCAAATTATTTATAAGGAGACTATAGCAGAAGAATCTATAGGTCGTGGACACTTTGAGCCATTAAGACACTACGCAGAAGTGCATCTTAAACTTGAATCGTTGCCAAGGAATAGTGGAATTGTTTTTGAAAATAAATGTCATGACGATGATTTGACTCAAGGAAATCAGAATTTAATTAGAACGCATATTTTTGAGAGAGAGCATCATGGTATATTAACAGGATCGTCTATAACAGATATAAAGTTAACACTATTAACTGGAAGAGCTCATAATAAGCATACTTGCGGGGGGGATTTTAGGGAGGCAACATTTAGGGCATTAAGGCAAGGATTAGAGAAAGCTTATAATATACTATTGGAACCATATTATAAATTTGTAATAGGAGCCTCTAATGAACATGTTGGAAGAATTTTAGCAGATATTCAAAAACTAAGTGGAACTTTTGAACCTATAGAAATGCTAGAAAATAAAGTGATAATAAATGGGAGGGGACCAGTATCAACATTTATGGATTACAGTATGGAAGTTATAGCTTTTACAAGAGGGAAAGGCAGCATAAACTTAATATATGATGGATATGATTTATGCCATAATAGTGAAGAAGTAATAGAAACTAAAGCATACAATAAAAACGCTGATATTGAATATACGTCAACATCAGTATTTTGTTCGCATGGTCAAGGCTATTTGGTCACATGGGATAGAGCTGATGAGGAAATGCATATTGAATTTGATGCATAA
- a CDS encoding lysophospholipid acyltransferase family protein produces the protein MFLKKICYVFYMLWVRIKGVKHTFILRTQGDESAEEYVRKTAYLWSKFTLKIIGIELDVTGTENIPEEQCVFVGNHSSILDIIILLYTVNKKMGFIAKRELLKTPILGYWLKKSKCVPLDRSNTRAAIASINEAIENIKNGSSMVIFPEGTRNKEGKVGQFKKGSLKLATKSQAMIVPVSIDRASRAFEDTRKFKPTKIKVVFGKTIDTKNLSKEEEYNLAENIRNTIIDNLK, from the coding sequence ATGTTTTTAAAAAAAATATGTTATGTTTTTTATATGCTGTGGGTAAGGATAAAAGGAGTTAAGCATACATTTATTTTGAGAACTCAGGGTGATGAATCTGCTGAGGAGTATGTAAGAAAAACTGCATATCTTTGGAGTAAATTCACTTTAAAAATAATAGGAATAGAATTAGATGTGACGGGCACGGAAAATATACCTGAAGAGCAATGCGTGTTTGTAGGTAATCATTCAAGTATATTAGATATAATAATATTGCTTTATACTGTGAATAAGAAGATGGGATTTATTGCTAAAAGGGAATTGCTAAAAACTCCAATACTAGGTTACTGGTTGAAAAAGAGTAAATGTGTACCTTTAGACAGAAGTAATACAAGAGCTGCCATTGCATCAATAAATGAAGCAATTGAAAATATTAAGAATGGAAGTTCAATGGTTATATTTCCAGAGGGAACTAGAAATAAAGAAGGAAAAGTAGGGCAATTCAAAAAAGGAAGTTTGAAATTAGCAACTAAATCTCAAGCTATGATAGTGCCAGTAAGTATAGATAGGGCTTCTAGAGCATTTGAAGATACTAGGAAATTTAAACCTACAAAAATAAAAGTGGTATTTGGGAAAACTATTGATACTAAAAATTTATCTAAAGAAGAAGAGTATAATTTAGCAGAGAATATAAGAAATACAATTATAGATAACTTAAAATAA
- a CDS encoding M48 family metallopeptidase, translating to MKYKLEFEKKIIEFELIRRKRKTICIKIEESGKVVVSAPLKTSKDYIMLVVRKRSDWIFEKQKEMIQRNSKKTKRDFTPESTFIYLGKEYSFKLIFDEKIKNIYIQLSGNFNNVYRNGKELLGDIDISNEEKCFIIHTNTMEIEKLRAAFEKWYRKETLEIVTQRIGYYSKNFRDKVTGIRVKEQKRRWASCTWKNVILFNWRCSMARPDVLDYIVVHEMCHMDHRNHSKDFWNRVHEIMPDYKEKHEWLKLNGLNMYL from the coding sequence ATGAAATATAAATTGGAGTTTGAAAAGAAGATTATAGAATTTGAGTTAATTCGTAGGAAAAGAAAAACTATATGTATTAAAATTGAAGAAAGTGGAAAAGTTGTTGTTAGTGCTCCTTTAAAAACTAGCAAAGATTATATTATGTTAGTTGTGAGAAAAAGGTCAGATTGGATTTTTGAAAAGCAGAAAGAAATGATTCAAAGAAATTCAAAAAAGACTAAGAGAGATTTTACACCAGAAAGCACATTTATATATTTAGGAAAAGAGTATTCTTTTAAATTAATTTTTGATGAAAAAATAAAGAACATATATATTCAACTTAGTGGAAATTTTAATAATGTATATAGAAATGGTAAAGAGCTATTAGGAGATATAGATATCAGTAATGAGGAGAAATGTTTTATAATACACACAAATACAATGGAAATAGAAAAATTAAGGGCAGCATTTGAAAAGTGGTATAGAAAAGAAACTTTGGAGATTGTTACACAAAGAATAGGTTATTATTCAAAGAATTTTAGAGACAAGGTTACAGGTATAAGAGTTAAGGAACAAAAAAGAAGATGGGCAAGCTGCACATGGAAAAATGTTATTCTATTTAATTGGAGATGTAGTATGGCAAGACCTGATGTTTTGGATTATATTGTTGTACACGAAATGTGCCATATGGACCACAGGAATCATTCAAAGGATTTCTGGAATAGAGTTCATGAAATAATGCCGGATTATAAAGAAAAACATGAATGGCTTAAATTAAATGGATTAAATATGTATTTATAG